The sequence GCGGCGACGTGCACCGTCCGTATGTGGGCACTGACCTGCGGCAGGATGCGGACGGCGTCACGGTGACCGTTGCCGCCGACGGGCAGCAGCCGCGGACGGTCCGCGCCCGGTACGCGGTCGGTGCCGACGGCATGCACAGCACCGTGCGCGAGTGCGCCGGAATTGGCTTCACCGGCGACATGTACGAGCAGTCCTTCGTGCTCGCCGACGTCCGGATGAGCTGGCCGCTGCGCGTCGACGAGGTGATGCTGTTCTTCTCCCCCGCAGGCCTGGTCGTGGTGGCGCCGCTGCCCGGTGGCCGACGCCGGGTGGTGGCCACCGTGGACGACGCGCCGGAGCGGCTAGGGATCGCCGACGTTCAGCACCTGCTAGACGAGCGCGGCCCAGTCACCGGGGCAGCCCGGGTCGACGAGATCGTCTGGAGCTCCAGGTTCCGGGTCCACCACCGAGTGGCCGACCGCTATCGCGCCGGGCGGATCCTGCTCGCCGGGGACGCGGCGCATGTGCACAGCCCAGCTGGCGGACAGGGCATGAACACCGGGATCCAGGACGCGGTCGCTCTCGGCCACGCGCTGGCGGCAGTGCTGGCCGGGCGGGCTGCCGAGAGCCGGCTCGACGAGTACGAGCGCACCCGCCGGCCGGTCGCGGAGCGAGTGGTGGCCTTCACCGACCGGGCGACCCGGGTGGCGACGCTGCGCAGCAGCCGCGCCCGATCGGTGCGCAACGGCGTGATCGGTATGATCGGCCGGATCCCGGCGGTGCGGTGCCGGCTCGCTATTGAGCTAGCCGGGTTGCGCAACCGCTGAGGCCCGCTGCGAGGCAAAAGGCCACCTCACACAGCGCTGCAGGGCGACGCTCGCTCCGCTCGCGCGCCTGTTACACGTTCAGTGGCTTCTTGACAACAAGCTGTTAGGTCGGCCGCTAGCAGCGGCATCCGCGCGGATGCCCCGACCAGCGCTGTGGGCTGCAACACGGCACCTTCTACAGGGCAGTTTTGGGACGGAGGACGGCTTGACCACCTCGGTGCTGATGGGCCTCGAGTTCTTCGCACGCTCGCCGATCTTCAGAGTGACCTGAAACGCGAGGAGCGGGTCGCGGCACTGTGTCTCGAGGCATATGCCGACACGCATGTGTTCAGTCCCCCTACGGCAACGCTTGATGAGTGGCAGGACATCTTTTTGGGTGAGGGCTACCTCGAGGAAGCATTTTTCATTGCTGTGAGAGATGGTCGCTATCACAGCAATGGACTCGCTGTGGGACGGTGTATCGCGCGCTGACAGAGCGGTGGAGGTGCCTTTGAGACTCGTCCTTAAGGCGCAGGAGGTCGCATACGCCCGTGAGCGCGGTATCCGTGAGCTTTATCGGGAAGTGGACAGCAGCGATTTAGCAGATAGGCATCTTCTTGATGGACTCCCTTTCGAGCGTGGTATCGGCTATCTCGTGTGGGTACGCGAGTTTTGATACTTGAAGTATAAATTTGCGTTGCCACTGTAAAGGCAAGTACTATACAATCATAGCTGTGGGAGGCTATCATGCCTAAGACAGAACAGGTAAACGTGCGCATGAATCCTGAAGTCAAGACATCGGCAGAAGCCGTGTTCCGCGAACTCGGTATGACCCCGACACAAGCCATTACCCTCTTTTATCATCAGGTGAGCTTGCAGCAGGGATTGCCGTTCGAGCTAAAGATACCTAACGCTGAGACTCAAGTAGCGATGAGTGAGGTGCAAGGTAGGCACGACCTCAACCATTACGATACGACTGAGGACCTCAAGAAGGCGCTAGGGTTGTAATTTGCGCCAACTCGCGACGACCAAACGCTTCGAGCGCGACCTCAAACGCATGCGAAAGCGCGGGAAAGACCTGGACAAACTCTTTCACGTCGTTGAAAAGCTGCGGCTAGGCGAGGAGCTCGAGCCGCGCCATCGCCCTCACACGCTGACGGGTAACTGGAAGCCCTTTTGGGAGCTTCACGTTGAACCTGACTGGTTGCTTGTCTATGAACCTACAGACGAGGTTCTTTATCTGGTTCGGACGGGCACGCATGCGGATTTGTTTTGAGGCTCGGCGGTCTAACACTCGAGGACCGTCTCAACGCGGTGCTGCGCATCTATGCCGAGGCGCATAAGGAGAGGCACTGACGGGGCTCGAGGTCATTATCGAACGTATAACCCCACTTTGTTTTACAAAGCGTTAAGAGAGAAGCGGTAGACTCTTTTGTGGCTCTCCTCAGATTGGTGGGGAAACTGAAAGTGCGTATCCTTTCCGGCCGTCAAGCAATCGAGGTAAGAGGTGTCTAGCGGTGCGATGCTTCAGGCCCGATAAGTCACTTGGTGAACCCTAGTTATTGAGGTCAATTTATCGAGTGTCCCGGTAATCTGAGGAGAGCCAGATTTTGCAAAACATCTCAACGCTAACCCATTCGCATCGGATATTTTTGTGCGTTTTCTTGAAGAGGTGGGTCGTCTAATAGGTCATGATGAATTAGATGAAAATGATGTTTTGGCAAAGGGCTATTTTTAGTCATTGGTGAGATAGTGCATGCTCATCGTTGCAACAGTAAAAAATCTTCTCACCCTGTGCGTGTTAGCATGAAACGATATGACCGCGACCGCTCTCACTACTGAACACAGTGAAACCGCGCCCAGGGCGCTCACCTTGGAGGCCAAAGGGCTGGTCAAGCGTTACGGCGGCCGGACCGTGGTGAGTGGGGTGGATGTGCGGCTGGGGCGCGGCGAGATCGTGGCGCTGTTGGGCCCCAACGGCGCGGGCAAGACGACCAGCTTCTATATGATGGTGGGCTTCGTGCGGCCCAACGCCGGGCGCATCACCGTGGGCGGCGAGGACATCACCCGCTGGCCCATGTACAAGCGGGCGCGGCGCGGTTTGGGCTACCTCGCCCAGGAGCCGAGCGCCTTTAGGAAGATGAGCGTGCGCGACAATCTGATCGCCGTGCTCGAGTTCCAAAACCTGGACGCCAAGGCTCAGACCGCGCGTGCCGACGAGCTCTTGGACGAGTTTCACCTCACGCACCTCGCAAGCAGCCGCGCCGACACCCTTTCGGGCGGTGAACGCCGGCGGCTCGAGATCGCCCGCAGTCTCACCATCGACCCCGACTTCATCCTCCTGGACGAGCCCTTTACCGGCGTCGATCCCAAGAGCATCCGCGAGATCCAGACGCTTATCGCCGAGCTGCGCGCGCGGCGCGGCCTGGGCGTTCTGGTCACCGACCACAGCGTGCGCGAGACCCTGGCGATCGCCGACCGGGTCTATCTCATGTTCGACGGCAAGGTGCAGTTCGAGGGCTCGCCCGCCGCCTTTGCCGCCGACGAGAACGTGCGCCGCTACTACCTGGGAAGCGACTTCCAGCTCTAGGAGAGCCTCAAATGCTCTACCTGCTCGTCCTGATCCTCCTCCTCGTCGCCTTGGCGGGCATTATCGCCTACGCGGGCGATGTCCTGGGCACGCTGGTGGGGCGGCGGCGGCTGAGCCTCTTCGGCTGGCGGCCCAGGCTGACCGGGCAGATCGTCGGCATCGCCGCGGGCGTCTTGATCATGCTGACCACCATGAGCACCCTGGCCCTGGCCTTTCGCGGCGCGACCACCGCCATCATCAGCGCCGAGCGCGTCGAGCGCGAGTTGCGCGGCCTGCACGAGCGGCAGGGCGAGCTGCTCGTCAACGTGGGCGAGCTCGAGGAGGCGATAGCGGCGCGCGCCGCGGAACTCCAGGAGGCGCTCGGCGAGCGCGACACCTTGCAGCGTGACATCGGTGAACTCCAGGAGCGCTTTGCCGAGGCGCGCGCGAGCTTCGAGGCGGAGCGGCTCACGGGCGAGGCCCAGCTCGAGCGCTTGAGCGGGGAACTCAGCAGCTTGAGCGAGGAACTTGCCCAGGCCGAGCGCGAACTGGGGGAGGCGCGGGACGAAACGCAGGCGGCCCGCGAAGACGTGGCCAACCTTCGGAACCGGGAGGTCGAGCTCCAGCAGAATCTAACAGCGCTCTTGGACCAGGCGGAAACGCTGCATGCGGCCAACGTGGAACTTCAGGACATCAACGAGAACCTGGAGATCACGCAGGGCGAGCTCGAGGAGCGCGTCGAGCGGCAGGCCCAGGAGTACAGGTTGCTTCAGGAGCGGGCGCAGCGGGCCGAGAGCGGTCAGATCGCCTTTACCAACGACGAGTTCATCCATAGCGCGCGCATCCAGGCACAAGAGAGCGGCGAGATCAACATCGCCCTCAGCGACATGGTGCGCGCCGCCGACGCCATTGCCCAGCGGCGCGGCGCGGAGGGCATCTCGCTGCGCGGCGACCAGTTTGCCCGGCTCGTCGAGGCCATCAGCGACACGCCCGGCGAGGACTTCGTCGTCCTGCTCTCCAAGAACAATCAGCTCATCGGCGAGCGGCTCGAGGTCCGCGTCGAGGCCTGGGAGAACCGCCTGCTGCTCCATCAGGGGCAACTGCTGACCAGCCGCCCCCTCTACCTGGGTACGGGCGGCAGCCTCATCGGCCAGGAGGAGCTCCGTGGCGCCCTCCGGCGCCTGCGCGAGGGCGCCGACCGCGAGCTCAAGCGCCTCGGTTTCTTCGAGTTCAACTCGCCGAGCTTCGAGCTGATGAGCGAGGACAACTTCATGTTCATGCTGCGCCGCCTGCAGGGTCCGGTGGTCGTCGGCGTGGTGGCGCACGAGCCCATCTTCGTGAGCGGACCGGCCGAGCTCGAGTTCGTCGTCGTCCGTTAAGGCGTCTCGGCCCTGTGGGTGCCCCTTATGATCTCGCTAGCCACAAAGCGGAGGCGCCTCATTTCGTCCGCCAACACTGGGCATGTAAGGGCGGCAGAGCGGCTATACTCGAGTGGGAGGTCACTTATGATCGGTTCGATTCTGCTCGCGGTCGACGCTTCAAGCGCCACCCCGACCACCTTGAGCTACGCCCGTTTCTTGGCTGCCAAGCTGGAAGCCAACCTGAAGGCGGTCTACGTCATCGACTCGAGGCTGACCAACATGTCCTACTGGACCGACTACGGCGCTTTGAGCGTGCCGACCGCGACCTATTCCGAGGAGATGAACGAGCTCTTGCAAGCGCAGGGCAAGGAGCTCCTCAAGGACGTCGAGGCGCAACTGGCGGACGAGGGGCTCACAGCCGAGACCGAGATACGCACGGGGCTGCCCGCCAACCAGATTCTGGACGCCGCCGCGACCGCCGACCTCATCGTCTTGGGCCGGCGCGGCGAGTCGAGCAAGCTGGAGGGTGCAGGCGGTCTGGGCGCGGTGGTCGAGAGGGTCATCCGCGGCTCGAGGCAGCCGGTCCTGGTGGCGGCCGAGCGCTTCACGCCGCCAAAGCGCGTGGTGCTAGGCTATGACGGCTCCGAGCGCGCCCGCGAGGCGATGGTCTACGCCACCGAACTCGCCCAGCGCCTGGGGCTTCCCCTGCTGGCCGTGAGCGTCCACGACGACGAGAGGGTCGCGCTGGAAAGGCTCGAGACCGTGCGCGCCTACGCCCAGGGACGAAAGCTCGAGCTAAAGACCCTTCCTCTTATCAGCGACGACGCGGTAGAGGCACTGCTGTCGCAACTGGCGGAAGGCGATCTCCTGGCGATCGGCGCCTTTGGCGAGGGCCGCGTCCGTGAGTGGCTCTTGGGCTCCACCACCGAGGCCCTGTTGCGCTCGAGCACGCAGCCCGTTCTCCTGCACCGTTAGAACCCTGCACCGTTAAACCAAAGAACCCCCGGCGCGCCGGGGGTTCTTTGGGGCCTGGGATTTACTCGGCGGCTGCCTCCGCCTCCCTGGCGGCGCGCGCCTCGGCGCGGTCGGCCTCCTGGCGGCCCACATCGGTCTTGAGGCGGGCGGCCTTGCCGCGCAGGTCGCGCAGGTAGTAGAGCTTGGCGCGGCGCGACCTGCCACGGCGCACCACCTGGATAGCGTCGATGAGCGGCGAATGCAGCGGGAAGACGCGCTCGACGCCGGTGCCAAAGCTCTCCTTGCGGACGGTAAAGGAGGCGCGGGCGCCCTTGCCGTTCTGACGGGCGATGACCACGCCCTCGAAAGCCTGCACGCGGCTGCGGTTGCCCTCGACCACTTTGTAGTCGACGCGCACGGTGTCGCCGCTGTCGAACTCGGGAAGGTCATCCTTCATAAAGGGCTGCTCGATGGCGCGCAAGATGGCGCCTTTGTTTTGTTTCATCATGTTGTGTCTCATGCTGACTCCTCGGATCGCCGGGCCGACGACCCCAGCGCAACTTTCCCAGTATAGACCAAGTCGTGTGCAGAGTTCAACATGACGCTCCATGTCCGCTCCATGTCACCTGCTCACCCTCAGCGGAAGGATGAGAGGGCGGTGCAAAGGTGCCGCTAAGCGGGTAGAATAGGCTGTTATGTCCGCCTGGCGACTCTCGGTTCTTGGGGGCACGAAGCTCGGTGACGGCTCGAGCGCGCATGCGCTCGAGCGCAAGACCGCCGCGCTCTTGGCTTATCTGGCGCTCGAGGGAGCGACGTCCCGGTCCAAGCTCGCCGGTCTCCTCTGGCCCGAGACGAGCGAAAAGACCGCCCGCAACAACCTCTCGCAGCTCCTGCGACGGCTGCGCGGCCTGACGGGCGAGGTGCTCGTCACGGGCGGCGACCTCTTGACGACGAGCCCCGAACTCGAGGTGGACGCGGCGGCCATCAAAGTGGCCATGTTCGCGGGAGACTACCAGGGGGTCATCGCGCTTTCGGG is a genomic window of Deinococcota bacterium containing:
- a CDS encoding FAD-dependent monooxygenase, with amino-acid sequence MGTLPATTDVVIVGAGPTGLALAAVLATEGVSFVLVDRLAEGANTSRAAVVHARTLEVLEELEVTDRLRVEGHVVPRFTVRDRDHVLTTIRFDGLPTRYPYTLMVPQDITESILLGRLRELGGDVHRPYVGTDLRQDADGVTVTVAADGQQPRTVRARYAVGADGMHSTVRECAGIGFTGDMYEQSFVLADVRMSWPLRVDEVMLFFSPAGLVVVAPLPGGRRRVVATVDDAPERLGIADVQHLLDERGPVTGAARVDEIVWSSRFRVHHRVADRYRAGRILLAGDAAHVHSPAGGQGMNTGIQDAVALGHALAAVLAGRAAESRLDEYERTRRPVAERVVAFTDRATRVATLRSSRARSVRNGVIGMIGRIPAVRCRLAIELAGLRNR
- a CDS encoding type II toxin-antitoxin system RelB/DinJ family antitoxin; this encodes MPKTEQVNVRMNPEVKTSAEAVFRELGMTPTQAITLFYHQVSLQQGLPFELKIPNAETQVAMSEVQGRHDLNHYDTTEDLKKALGL
- a CDS encoding type II toxin-antitoxin system YafQ family toxin; the protein is MRQLATTKRFERDLKRMRKRGKDLDKLFHVVEKLRLGEELEPRHRPHTLTGNWKPFWELHVEPDWLLVYEPTDEVLYLVRTGTHADLF
- the lptB gene encoding LPS export ABC transporter ATP-binding protein — encoded protein: MTATALTTEHSETAPRALTLEAKGLVKRYGGRTVVSGVDVRLGRGEIVALLGPNGAGKTTSFYMMVGFVRPNAGRITVGGEDITRWPMYKRARRGLGYLAQEPSAFRKMSVRDNLIAVLEFQNLDAKAQTARADELLDEFHLTHLASSRADTLSGGERRRLEIARSLTIDPDFILLDEPFTGVDPKSIREIQTLIAELRARRGLGVLVTDHSVRETLAIADRVYLMFDGKVQFEGSPAAFAADENVRRYYLGSDFQL
- a CDS encoding DUF3084 domain-containing protein, with the translated sequence MLYLLVLILLLVALAGIIAYAGDVLGTLVGRRRLSLFGWRPRLTGQIVGIAAGVLIMLTTMSTLALAFRGATTAIISAERVERELRGLHERQGELLVNVGELEEAIAARAAELQEALGERDTLQRDIGELQERFAEARASFEAERLTGEAQLERLSGELSSLSEELAQAERELGEARDETQAAREDVANLRNREVELQQNLTALLDQAETLHAANVELQDINENLEITQGELEERVERQAQEYRLLQERAQRAESGQIAFTNDEFIHSARIQAQESGEINIALSDMVRAADAIAQRRGAEGISLRGDQFARLVEAISDTPGEDFVVLLSKNNQLIGERLEVRVEAWENRLLLHQGQLLTSRPLYLGTGGSLIGQEELRGALRRLREGADRELKRLGFFEFNSPSFELMSEDNFMFMLRRLQGPVVVGVVAHEPIFVSGPAELEFVVVR
- a CDS encoding universal stress protein codes for the protein MIGSILLAVDASSATPTTLSYARFLAAKLEANLKAVYVIDSRLTNMSYWTDYGALSVPTATYSEEMNELLQAQGKELLKDVEAQLADEGLTAETEIRTGLPANQILDAAATADLIVLGRRGESSKLEGAGGLGAVVERVIRGSRQPVLVAAERFTPPKRVVLGYDGSERAREAMVYATELAQRLGLPLLAVSVHDDERVALERLETVRAYAQGRKLELKTLPLISDDAVEALLSQLAEGDLLAIGAFGEGRVREWLLGSTTEALLRSSTQPVLLHR
- the rplS gene encoding 50S ribosomal protein L19, producing the protein MKQNKGAILRAIEQPFMKDDLPEFDSGDTVRVDYKVVEGNRSRVQAFEGVVIARQNGKGARASFTVRKESFGTGVERVFPLHSPLIDAIQVVRRGRSRRAKLYYLRDLRGKAARLKTDVGRQEADRAEARAAREAEAAAE